A window of Grus americana isolate bGruAme1 chromosome 15, bGruAme1.mat, whole genome shotgun sequence genomic DNA:
GATCTTGGCCTGGAACTTGTCCTCCAGCATTTGCATCTGCTCCAGGTGATACCGCTCCATGTTCTGCTTGTCGCGGACAATGGCATCCAGCTGGTTGAGGCCCTCCGTCCTCTCAGCCTTCAGAGCATCCTCTGTCCTGTTTAGTTGCTCTATCACGTTTCGAATCTCCTCCTCATACCGTCCCTGCAATTCGCTCAAGCTCTTGCTGTGTTTAtgctcttcttcctccaagACCCTTCGCTGACTGTCAAGCTGGGACACCTTTGCTTTGAGATCGGCGTTCTCCCGTTCAAGCATGGCGATCACCTCGCCATACTCACCCTGCTGCTTTCTAAGCAAGTCTTCGTACTCATCCCGAAGGAGAGAGACTGTCTTCACACGCTCTTGGCAGAGCGCGTCCATGCTCTGCAAGGACTCCTTGTAGGACTTCAGCTCTCTCTCGTACTCCAGTCGGACTTTGCAAGCAGCATAACAAACCTGAGCCTGAACAATTGCATCTTGGACTAACAAAGAAGAATACTGTTCAAGGTCTCCCATGCACGAATGATATGAAAGACTCTGAGATATCTTCAGGAGCTTCTGACAGTCTCTCATTGCCTCctcaggaggcagagagagTAAGGCAACAGATATTTCCTTCAGAACATTTGATTTGTCCTTTAGTTGTTGGGCAAGATCCTCCTGAATGGAAACAAGAGCTTCACTACTACGGTCCGGCAGGCTGCCAATCTCCTCCGCCTTGGCTAATTCCTGACACGGCACCATTTGGAGATGGCTCCCGTCCCAGGAGATCTGGGTTCTTTCTGAAGCATCTTTTTGAATTTCAAGTGCTTCAGAAATCTGGTGCATAACTCTGTCAAAATCAGGAGTCCTGTACGCTTTGATGATCTCCTCCAACATGCATttgtgctgctggagagctgtTTTGGTATTATGAAGGTCTTCTTCAATTGTTTTTAATCTCTGATGAAAAgattctctcattttctgtgcgACAAACCCAAGTTCTGCCTTGATCAACGTAGCATCTGCTACAGCACTGAGAAAACATGGAGAAAAGCCCAAAcctgttgtttctgttttgccctcagcttctccttctctggtgCTCAAGTGCACTCTCAGCTCCTCCACCTGGCCCCAGAACtccccttccagcagcagcttcttaGATAGGATGCTGGCCAAGTCAACTGCTGTATGAGAAATATTTGCCGGCTCCAACAAAACCACCTCGGCTGTTCCCTGGATCTCTCTCAGAAGCTGAGATATCTCAGAGCTTGCATTTTTCAAAGACTCTGCTATTTGGCTGATGAGAGAGGCCTCAAATGCCACTCTCTCAGAAAGCCATCTCAGCTGGCCGGCATCAAACATTTCCACTCGCTGCTCCTTGGAGACATGCTCTTCTCCCAAAAACACTTCTTCTGGAGTGGGGCTTTCCACGATAAGGCTTTCACTCTGCTGATACTCCGACGGGACTGGCGCCCCTCTCAAGGCTTGGATTGCGTTTGATAAGGTCGTTTCCATGCTGGACAGAGTAACAAGGAACAAATCACCCTCTTTTTCCTTGTCTGATTTGGGCAAAGATCTTAGTTGCTCCCTGCACTTCTCTAAGCAAGTCAGCGCTTgatcatttttcatttggaaacctcccagctcacTAACGTGATTTTCTATGAGCTTGAACTTTTCCTGCCTCTCACTCTCCAGCTGTGAGATCAAAGCACTGACTTGGGATAAGCTGGTCTGAAGTTGTTCCCGCAGTTGAGACTCTGTGCTGGCCCACTGATGGTGGAGGGCAATGAGCGTCTCCTGATTATGGCCATGCTGGCTTTCAAGCTTCATCGTTACATCTTTGAGTTTTTCCTCTGTAATATAAAGTTTGGTTTCCAGGGAATGGATGATTGAGAGGTAGGTCTCAGAGTCGCTTGTCCCTGATGATGGGTAACCAAGAGCTGGCTCTGATGACATGCTTTCTTCAGACAGCGATCTGTCTTGGCTCGTGTCTGAAGAGGTACTGCTTGTCCAGTTTTTCTCCGATCCATCTGGATGGATGTATTTTTGGCACTGGATGCTCGAGAAACGGATTCTTTGCCTCTTGGCCCCCATGATTCCTACCTCAGGCTTTGCTAAGGCTTTCTGAACTAACTCTTGGTCCTGGAGCTCTACAGCTGTGGATGGGGAGCCAAATTCCTCTGCTTGCCTCTGGTTGGTCTCAagaacctcctcctcctccttcagtgCGTAAGTCAGAGCTGGGAGGATATCCTGAGTTTGCAGAGGCTGCCCCAGTTGGGATGGGTGACTTTCATCAGCCTCGAGATTGGGGCCAAGGTCTTCCACCTCCTCAGCACATGGACCTGTGCCTACACTAGCTAATTTCTTTAAAGCCTCCTCCTTGGCCTTTAGCTTTACTTTAGTCTCCTCTAAACTGCTATCTAAAGCAACCATTTTAACCAAAGCCTCGCTGAGATCTTGATCTTTCTTCTCCACAATTCTCAAGTGCATTTCCTTAACATGTCTCagctcttcttctttttctttcagcaccTTCTGCACACCCTGGAACTGATCCGACACCTCCTCGAACGATTGCTCCAGATTGTGGTAGTTggtttcttccattttcagctttgcttgcAGCTTTGCAACTTCGTTATCCGACTCGGCAACCTGATTCATGAGCTCGTGGAAACGACATTTGAgctgatctctctctctttcgAGTTCCTTGATGTGCTCTGCGAGTTTCTGGATGCTGGCCTCCTTCATCaccagctgctcctccagctggTGGACAAGCTCGCTGCCTTCGAACTTTGCACTcagcttctccttctgcagAATCTCCATTTGCTGCTCATTATTTTGCAGCTGGTTCTCATACTCGTTGGCCTTATCCTCTACCTCCTTCAAACTCCGTattaaaacctgcttttctctctcGCAGCTCTCCAGCAAAGCCTCATAAttcttctgcagcttctcctcCATGAGGATCCGTGCTTGCTCGCTAGCATTCAGCTGCCTGCTCAGGTCTGCAATCCTGTCTTGGAGCCGCTGCACCTCCTTCTGATGGTCCCTCTGCAAAGCCTGCTGCATCTCCAGGTCCCGCAGCTCCTGGGTCTTCTCCAGGAGCAGAGCCTCTGCGCTCTTCAGCTTCTGCTCGCTGGCCTTCAGCTGGGAGCTGAGCGTGGCCTCGCCGTGCTGCCactcctccagctgctctttggctttctctttttcGCTCCTCAGGTCGCTCTTGAGCTTGGCCAGGGTCTGCTCCTTGATGGAGAGCTCAGCCGCTGCATTACTGAGCCTCGCCTGCAGGCTCTGAATCTCAGCTTCGTGGTGCCGAATCACGTCCTTGGCCTCGGCGTAGCTGCGCTTCAGCGACTGAATCTGTTGATTGATCAGCTCTTGACGCTGGCATTGGGCTTCCAGCTCACTTTGGAGGTCTTGGTTGACTTTGTGGAGCCTCTGCCAGGCACCTGATGGCGAGGCGGCCACCTCGGTCttaaaaaaattgattaaataCTAGATTAGTAACACTCTTGGCTCTCCCTTCTGAGTGTCACACCTCTGGCCAGGCAGGCCACGGAAAAGCTCCTTGCAGCTATTTGGCTGCTACCCACATGCTCCAATTGGGATGATTTGCTCTTGgcacaatttttttgtttgttttaaccaactttttttttttcttttttgaatgaGCGACAACTGCTTTCCAGTAACAGAAAACACGAACCACAACATCAAAACAGCTGTACAGTAACaggctaaaaggaaaaaaaaacaaaacccaaaatcaaacagaaccaaaaaacaatgaaaaagaaacaccagcagtaaaacagagacagacagacaagtgAAAAAACGGGAAGGgtgagaaggaggaggggatggGAACAGGTTGACAAGAAAGGAACTGCGTTTTTagcatgtttgtttgttttgttgtgaaaCAAAAAGTGCACAGTTCAGGTAACACAGTCCTACCGACCAAaagcaacaacagaaaatgaGGTGACAGCAAATGACATCACATCCCACCCAAACGCAGGGAGACAGGACAGCTGGCGTGGCGATGTCATTTCTGTGACTGCCAAACAGGACTTAGTGGCTGCTCATCGCATTAAAGAGATGTTGTTATGCTAAAGTTTAAGGCTAGGGAGGATCTAATTTCTCTAACctgcaaaataaagaaacaaaggacaaaataaaaagcccGACAAgtgaagggagggaaaaggtgTGATGAGgatgtaaaataaaagaaaccaacCTTTGTGAGGTTCAAACCAAAGCAATGATGTAGCATGCAAAGAGAAAACTCACAGAGAGAGTCATgcaaaaggcaacagaaattatgtatctttaaaaaaaatacacagacagGAAGAGGCGAGAGAAGCACAGCGTTAAGCCTAGGAATTTGGCCTGCCTTGCTGTACTCTGGTTGCTGATAAGGAAAGCCCACAGATGTGACACTCAGTTATGTTAAGTTAAATTTCATGCTTTACACCAAAAACATGCAAGAACATCCGCCCGGGACAGGTTAGTACGTGACCCCTCCCACCCGCCACGACCAGAGCCGGGGGACATCTCCGGTCTGTTTGCAAGGAGCAGGAGCCCCTGCTGTTTTTCCCGGTAGGGTTCAAAGTTGGGGTGCCCTGTCCCGAGGAAGCTCAGAGCGAGAGAGGGGTTACACGAGGCCGGAGAGACTTCAGTGCATGGCACATGCATCAGGGGGGCGTATCTCAGCAGCTGCCTTATGAAATGTGCAGTGTCATGTATCAGGACAGTGCTTGGGGGTCCATATGGGGCTGGTCATGCTGCCAAGGAGGCGTTGGTGCCCCCCCAGGCAGCTCAGCAGGGATGGGTGGCAGCAGTCAGGCTCCTCCATCATACCTCCCCACAGACAATGCAGGAACCTCTGCAAAATTAGGCGTGATGGAAGTGGGGGGCACATGAAATTCAGATAGTCCGTCCAAAAAAAGGCTGTGACGTTTGCccgcaggctggggctgcagaacCACCCCCCCAGTGATTTCACTCCCTTCACCCCAGCAGGGTTTGAGGGGGTTACTCCCTTCTGCCGCAGGACTTTAATCCAAGCAAAATCCTCCAACCCTTCCAAAAACCCTCTCCAACTTCTAGGTCAAAGTTTGGGTCATTTCTTACTGCAGTGATGATTTGCTCAGCCCTTCTGCAGACTTCACCTCTTGCCCCCCCCTCCTTGTATCGAGGCGCTATGGCCAACCTCAACATGGCCAATCTGATAGTGGATTCAGCATCCAGCTTTTAGCCCCATTCACTGATTTTTCTGGGCTCCAGGCAAAGGGAGGTCGGATGCCTTTGCCCCTGGGAAATGGGAGTGAGTTATTCTTCCAACACTGCCAAGTGAAAATGGAACTCCTCCAAGCAAGCACTGTCAGCTCAGGGAGTCCAGAAACAAATGCATGAATAACTCCTCCAAGGAGATCACCAGCAAGGAAGGCAAGATGCCCTCCTGCCTGCGCTAGCTCCACTGCCTGTGCAACTTCTTCAGGGGAAATTTCTCCTGTGAGAAATAAGAATGCAAGGTTCAGCATCAACACCGGGTTTGCTGCCACGGGAGCGCAGCATGCGGCCCACACACGGCCACTTCAATCCAGAGCCAGTTTGGCCAAGTAGATTTGAGTAGGTGAAAATGCTTCCCCTGCACAAAACAGGACTACGGACCTATGAGAGCAGGCAGAAGCTGCCCTGCAGGTATCACGGCTCCTCTAGGCACGGATGCTCCCAGAGGAAGGGCTGGAAAAAGTCCGCTTTGtttggaggaggggaagaaaggctTCCCCAAGAGACCCTCCCATCTTTTTTGCCAGAACCTCCAAAACACTTTTAGGCTTTGCTGAGGAAAGGCATCTTGTAACAGAAGAAACCACCAAAGTGATCCAAGACAACAGGTCGACCCGGTGCAAATCCCACTCTGGCTGCGGGGAGCGGGCCCGGGAGATACACCTGCGTGTGCTGTGTTTGCCCATGCAACCGCCACATAAACTCTCCGGCCACGAGCAACTGCTGGGCTACAAGGTGCTTAGAAAGCCTTGTGTGCACCCCACTGCCTGAGGGGAATATCTGAGGcacagaaaggaggaaacagCTGTTGCATAGGCAAACACAGTATAGAATGGATCAGAGCTGGACTTTGCTGAGGTTCCATCTGCCCACCatggctgtgttttgttttcccttgggGACACCTGTAGGTAATGCTATCTTCTGGCTACTGCATCCCAGAAtcccagaatcacagaatagtagGGGTTGGAAAGGTTTTGTTAAGCAGATGATCCTGTAAGGCTACAGAATTAGCAATATTTGCAATAAGGTCAAATCTCTTGGAGCCTCCTCAGTGGTGCACCTCTCTGCGTCAACCAGGATGCCTCCACAAACACCCTGGACTGAAGCCCACCAGGGTCCCCCTCGGGCACAGAGTAAAACggatttctctctcctccccacgcTCCTACCTGCAACACGTAGCCCTCCCGGGCGCTCTGCTCCCGGCCCAGTGCCACTTTCAGCTGGTCCTGCAGGTGCCGGTTCTGCTCCAGGAGCTCCAAGGcctccttctgcttctgctccagctggaGGGACAAGAACAGAGACAGCATCCCGGGAGTGGGCAGGGGGTCGGCCATAAGGAGCAAGCAGCTCGGAGGGGACATAGAGCAGAATGAACGGGGCTTTTGATGgcactgctgctttgctctgctctgggatCTGGATTTCATTTTGCCAGGCAAAATCCCTCCCCCCTGAAAGAACTAAGTTATGCATTAGTTTAATTCGTAAAGCTCACTGTGGTGAAGGATGAATGGCACCAGCTCGTGCCAGGCATGACCCAGGCAAATCCCAACCCGGTTCGGACTGGCGGTACTCCTGGTTACTCCACGCCTGCACCCCTTTCATTCCTGCTAATACACCTTAATCCCAACTAACAACAACCTTTGTTATCCCAGGCATGGACCTCTTCCAAGTGAGCTGAGTCTCcacctttcttttcctaaaattgTGATTGCTTGATGTAGGCTCCACAAAAAGGGAACCTTTGTGGTGTGTGCTATAATTCAAGCTAGATTATAGTTTTGTAGACATAACTGCAGACACAAATCTCTACAGCTGCACAGGCACACAGAATTATGAACTTCAATTTAGAGTCTGGCTAATAAACATCAATTGTACCCATCTTATCAGAGGCAGGCTGGTTAACAACCAACAAAAGTGTAGGCTGCGTTAAATGGGAGGGGGTAACAAAATACCACCCTTGCAAGACTAACCCCTTCTGCAGCCGTGGGAACATGAAAGCTGCCGGCAGAGTTGTACGGGAACGGACACGGATCTGtgccctgccagctccccagGGGACCCTATAGCATCCCCACTTGTTGCTATTATGAAGTAGGAATAAATGTAGCTTTTTTAAGCCTTGCTCAGGCTTCCTACAGTCCCTGCAGTGGCCTGAAGACCATTTTGGTAAGCAGCCTGCACCCCACGCACCCCGCTTTacctccttctccagcagcgTGGTCAAGTGCTGCTTTGTCAGCCCCTCGTCCCGGTCCTCGGTGTGGGTGAGGTGCAGGGGCGCGATGGGGATCTGCTTCTCCTCCCGCAGCGGGGTGGTCTCCACCTGGTGCCAGCGCTGCTCGATCTCCACATGGACGTTCTGCGGTTTGATGTCCGCCGGGACAGGCAGGATCCGGTCCACCTCCATCCTTAGCGCCTCTTCTGACCCTGCCCCGTCCACAGTATCGATCATCTCGAAGCGCTTACGTCGCTcctcccgccgccgggcccgctCCCGCTCCAGCTCTCCTGGGTCAGCGTCGGTGGCACCGGCATCCCTGGGAAAGGCGGCAGAGCCACTCTTGGAGGAGTCTGCAGCATTTGCACGCTCCTGCGCCAGGGCTTGCTGGATGGGGCGAAATTCGGCCCAGTCAAAGGTCTTGGACCGTCCTTCTCGCCGGCGCTCCCGGGCACGGCTCCGCTTCTGCTCCTGGTCCAGCTCAGCTTGCTCCACGTCCGGCTTCTCACTCGGCTTTGGACCAGTCTCGAAGGAagagcttgttttgtttttctcttctggcagggagctgcaagGACAGAGAGAGGGCGAAGGAAAGCATCAGTGGGTGCTCGAGACGGCCAGGCGCTCCCATGCATGTCTCAAAGAGCCGGGTGGAAAGGGGCTGCTGGAAGCCCAAGCCAATGCCATGTGGGTGCTCCCCTGCCCCTCCGTCTCCCATTGCCTCTCAGGCACAGGAGCCACCACTGCCCTTCCCTCAGGTCACGCTGGTGTGCAAAGCCTTGGTGCAAGCGGcgccagctgctcctgggcaccCCCCGGCCCCTAGAGAGCGGCCGATCCCGACCTCGCTCCTCCTCAGAAGCCGCCCCAGGGCCGGCAACCATGACCCAGCAGCAGCCCACAGCTGAGGCAGCGACCCCGAACCGTCCTGCCAGGCGGGGAAGAGGCTTCAAAAGCTCCTCTGGCGCCCACCAGCTGGCTCGCCGCCCGCCTCCCCGGCTGCGGGGCTCCATGCACACATGCCGGTCAACGCGGCCATAGTCACGTGCTTGCGGGGAGGATGCCACCAGTCCCACCAAAGTCAGTCTGGCTTCAGAGCTGTGGCGCAGAGAAGCACAGAGCAGGTCCCAGAGGTCTTGGGTAACAGGGGGATGGTTTTCCTCGAGCTTGGCAAAGTCGGGGTACTAATGGGTCGAAAACTTCTCCGTGCTACTGTCTGCATTGAAGGCACAGATCTCCCCTGATGAAACCAGCCTTGTGGCACGGGGGCTGCACGCTGTATGTGCAGTTGTCAGTGCAGCAAGGAGAGCAAGAGTTATTCAACACACCACGGAAGTCACTGAAAATGCCGATTTCTCAAGCAAGGAATAGTTTTTAGTGTTGAGTTACAGGGCGGTGGGTTGAGGGGGGAGACATACTCGTCAAGCAGGGAAAGTTAATAGGGGAAGGCAATACCGTATCCAACCTATGGATAATTCATAATGCAGTATTAGCTTATTAAATGTAGACATGCCGGCCTGGCAACAtgcaaatcaaaattaaaaaagaaaatagcagtaTGCTAAGTTTGCAGAGGAAGCCTGTCCCGAGGGAGTGGC
This region includes:
- the MPRIP gene encoding myosin phosphatase Rho-interacting protein isoform X1 encodes the protein MAAKDNPCRKFQANIFNKSKCQNCFKPRESHLLNDEDLNQAKPIYGGWLLLAPEGTDFDNPVHRSRKWQRRFFILYEHGLLRYALDEMPTTLPQGTINMNQCTDVVDGESRTGQKFSLCILTPEKEHFIRAENKEIISGWLEMLIVYPRTNKQNQKKKRKVEPPTPQEPGPAKMAVTSSNIPSAEKVPATKSTLWQEEMRGKDQADGSSSISPAQSPVQGQAGAASSLKDPVLDSKEDESSMNGDRIDCGRKTRVESGYFSLEKTKQDSKLEEQQLPPPPSPPSPSTPNNRYSYPKSPSQEHAQPFPSPGTRSGDRMIHSFSLNSLDSKSSSPMHKDSSSRDVGRGAEKSGRPLSFKASRQYTTLADVPKAIRISNREAFQVERKRLERRTRARSPGREEVARLFGNERRRSQVIEKFEALDIENAEHMETNVLAGAALSSETRQGRSEKRVFPRKRDFTCEGAAVGSILDVSASPLSPHRRAKSLDRRSTESSMTPDLLNFKKGWLTKQYEDGQWKKHWFVLTDQSLRYYRDSVAEEAADLDGEIDLSTCYDVTEYPVQRNYGFQIHTKEGEFTLSAMTSGIRRNWIQTIMKHVRPTTAPDVTRKNFSLKLSVLKPSSLPEEKNKTSSSFETGPKPSEKPDVEQAELDQEQKRSRARERRREGRSKTFDWAEFRPIQQALAQERANAADSSKSGSAAFPRDAGATDADPGELERERARRREERRKRFEMIDTVDGAGSEEALRMEVDRILPVPADIKPQNVHVEIEQRWHQVETTPLREEKQIPIAPLHLTHTEDRDEGLTKQHLTTLLEKELEQKQKEALELLEQNRHLQDQLKVALGREQSAREGYVLQTEVAASPSGAWQRLHKVNQDLQSELEAQCQRQELINQQIQSLKRSYAEAKDVIRHHEAEIQSLQARLSNAAAELSIKEQTLAKLKSDLRSEKEKAKEQLEEWQHGEATLSSQLKASEQKLKSAEALLLEKTQELRDLEMQQALQRDHQKEVQRLQDRIADLSRQLNASEQARILMEEKLQKNYEALLESCEREKQVLIRSLKEVEDKANEYENQLQNNEQQMEILQKEKLSAKFEGSELVHQLEEQLVMKEASIQKLAEHIKELERERDQLKCRFHELMNQVAESDNEVAKLQAKLKMEETNYHNLEQSFEEVSDQFQGVQKVLKEKEEELRHVKEMHLRIVEKKDQDLSEALVKMVALDSSLEETKVKLKAKEEALKKLASVGTGPCAEEVEDLGPNLEADESHPSQLGQPLQTQDILPALTYALKEEEEVLETNQRQAEEFGSPSTAVELQDQELVQKALAKPEVGIMGAKRQRIRFSSIQCQKYIHPDGSEKNWTSSTSSDTSQDRSLSEESMSSEPALGYPSSGTSDSETYLSIIHSLETKLYITEEKLKDVTMKLESQHGHNQETLIALHHQWASTESQLREQLQTSLSQVSALISQLESERQEKFKLIENHVSELGGFQMKNDQALTCLEKCREQLRSLPKSDKEKEGDLFLVTLSSMETTLSNAIQALRGAPVPSEYQQSESLIVESPTPEEVFLGEEHVSKEQRVEMFDAGQLRWLSERVAFEASLISQIAESLKNASSEISQLLREIQGTAEVVLLEPANISHTAVDLASILSKKLLLEGEFWGQVEELRVHLSTREGEAEGKTETTGLGFSPCFLSAVADATLIKAELGFVAQKMRESFHQRLKTIEEDLHNTKTALQQHKCMLEEIIKAYRTPDFDRVMHQISEALEIQKDASERTQISWDGSHLQMVPCQELAKAEEIGSLPDRSSEALVSIQEDLAQQLKDKSNVLKEISVALLSLPPEEAMRDCQKLLKISQSLSYHSCMGDLEQYSSLLVQDAIVQAQVCYAACKVRLEYERELKSYKESLQSMDALCQERVKTVSLLRDEYEDLLRKQQGEYGEVIAMLERENADLKAKVSQLDSQRRVLEEEEHKHSKSLSELQGRYEEEIRNVIEQLNRTEDALKAERTEGLNQLDAIVRDKQNMERYHLEQMQMLEDKFQAKIKELQVIHSEELQALQEHYSQNLQRLQETLDEYQRQHPEVSPVAGPGGGDAWVGGEVGDTGQGPSSDLDSMHGLRERIQELEAQMNVMRDELENKHLEGNASTLREKYQKDFENLKATCERGFAAMEETHQKKIEDLQRQHQRELEKLREEKDRLLAEETAATISAIEAMKNAHREELERELEKSQRSQISSVNADIEALRRQYLEELQSVQRELEVLSEQYSQKCLENAHLAQALEAERQALRQCQRENQELNAHNQELNNRLAAEITRLRTLLTGEGGGEAAGSPLTQGKDAYELEVLLRVKESEIQYLKQEISSLKDELQTALRDKKYASDKYKDIYTELSIVKAKADCDISRLKEQLKAATEAQGEKSPVNTTVSGYDIMKSKSNPDFLKKDRSSVSRQLRNIRSKSLKEGLTVQERLKLFESRDLKKD
- the MPRIP gene encoding myosin phosphatase Rho-interacting protein isoform X5, coding for MAAKDNPCRKFQANIFNKSKCQNCFKPRESHLLNDEDLNQAKPIYGGWLLLAPEGTDFDNPVHRSRKWQRRFFILYEHGLLRYALDEMPTTLPQGTINMNQCTDVVDGESRTGQKFSLCILTPEKEHFIRAENKEIISGWLEMLIVYPRTNKQNQKKKRKVEPPTPQEPGPAKMAVTSSNIPSAEKVPATKSTLWQEEMRGKDQADGSSSISPAQSPVQGQAGAASSLKDPVLDSKEDESSMNGDRIDCGRKTRVESGYFSLEKTKQDSKLEEQQLPPPPSPPSPSTPNNSSPMHKDSSSRDVGRGAEKSGRPLSFKASRQYTTLADVPKAIRISNREAFQVERKRLERRTRARSPGREEVARLFGNERRRSQVIEKFEALDIENAEHMETNVLAGAALSSETRQGRSEKRVFPRKRDFTCEGAAVGSILDVSASPLSPHRRAKSLDRRSTESSMTPDLLNFKKGWLTKQYEDGQWKKHWFVLTDQSLRYYRDSVAEEAADLDGEIDLSTCYDVTEYPVQRNYGFQIHTKEGEFTLSAMTSGIRRNWIQTIMKHVRPTTAPDVTRKNFSLKLSVLKPSSLPEEKNKTSSSFETGPKPSEKPDVEQAELDQEQKRSRARERRREGRSKTFDWAEFRPIQQALAQERANAADSSKSGSAAFPRDAGATDADPGELERERARRREERRKRFEMIDTVDGAGSEEALRMEVDRILPVPADIKPQNVHVEIEQRWHQVETTPLREEKQIPIAPLHLTHTEDRDEGLTKQHLTTLLEKELEQKQKEALELLEQNRHLQDQLKVALGREQSAREGYVLQTEVAASPSGAWQRLHKVNQDLQSELEAQCQRQELINQQIQSLKRSYAEAKDVIRHHEAEIQSLQARLSNAAAELSIKEQTLAKLKSDLRSEKEKAKEQLEEWQHGEATLSSQLKASEQKLKSAEALLLEKTQELRDLEMQQALQRDHQKEVQRLQDRIADLSRQLNASEQARILMEEKLQKNYEALLESCEREKQVLIRSLKEVEDKANEYENQLQNNEQQMEILQKEKLSAKFEGSELVHQLEEQLVMKEASIQKLAEHIKELERERDQLKCRFHELMNQVAESDNEVAKLQAKLKMEETNYHNLEQSFEEVSDQFQGVQKVLKEKEEELRHVKEMHLRIVEKKDQDLSEALVKMVALDSSLEETKVKLKAKEEALKKLASVGTGPCAEEVEDLGPNLEADESHPSQLGQPLQTQDILPALTYALKEEEEVLETNQRQAEEFGSPSTAVELQDQELVQKALAKPEVGIMGAKRQRIRFSSIQCQKYIHPDGSEKNWTSSTSSDTSQDRSLSEESMSSEPALGYPSSGTSDSETYLSIIHSLETKLYITEEKLKDVTMKLESQHGHNQETLIALHHQWASTESQLREQLQTSLSQVSALISQLESERQEKFKLIENHVSELGGFQMKNDQALTCLEKCREQLRSLPKSDKEKEGDLFLVTLSSMETTLSNAIQALRGAPVPSEYQQSESLIVESPTPEEVFLGEEHVSKEQRVEMFDAGQLRWLSERVAFEASLISQIAESLKNASSEISQLLREIQGTAEVVLLEPANISHTAVDLASILSKKLLLEGEFWGQVEELRVHLSTREGEAEGKTETTGLGFSPCFLSAVADATLIKAELGFVAQKMRESFHQRLKTIEEDLHNTKTALQQHKCMLEEIIKAYRTPDFDRVMHQISEALEIQKDASERTQISWDGSHLQMVPCQELAKAEEIGSLPDRSSEALVSIQEDLAQQLKDKSNVLKEISVALLSLPPEEAMRDCQKLLKISQSLSYHSCMGDLEQYSSLLVQDAIVQAQVCYAACKVRLEYERELKSYKESLQSMDALCQERVKTVSLLRDEYEDLLRKQQGEYGEVIAMLERENADLKAKVSQLDSQRRVLEEEEHKHSKSLSELQGRYEEEIRNVIEQLNRTEDALKAERTEGLNQLDAIVRDKQNMERYHLEQMQMLEDKFQAKIKELQVIHSEELQALQEHYSQNLQRLQETLDEYQRQHPEVSPVAGPGGGDAWVGGEVGDTGQGPSSDLDSMHGLRERIQELEAQMNVMRDELENKHLEGNASTLREKYQKDFENLKATCERGFAAMEETHQKKIEDLQRQHQRELEKLREEKDRLLAEETAATISAIEAMKNAHREELERELEKSQRSQISSVNADIEALRRQYLEELQSVQRELEVLSEQYSQKCLENAHLAQALEAERQALRQCQRENQELNAHNQELNNRLAAEITRLRTLLTGEGGGEAAGSPLTQGKDAYELEVLLRVKESEIQYLKQEISSLKDELQTALRDKKYASDKYKDIYTELSIVKAKADCDISRLKEQLKAATEAQGEKSPVNTTVSGYDIMKSKSNPDFLKKDRSSVSRQLRNIRSKSLKEGLTVQERLKLFESRDLKKD